A segment of the Candidatus Korarchaeum sp. genome:
TGAAAGCCTCAGTAGCCCAAGCTAATGCGACTCCGGAGCTTATCGCATCTAAGCCGAGGATATCAGTCTCCTCTATCAACCTCAGGAGGCCGTCCATATCGCTCACTCCCAACATACTCCCGAGCGCGTATATAGGCTCATAATCGTATCCTACATACCTCATAGTATAAAAATATTTTTCTTTTGGATGCCTCTCTCTTATGAAAGCTATATGTATACAAGCTATTGGGCAGTGAGCGCAGGCTACTCTCCTAGCTAGAGACCTCTCAGCGAAGCTCTCACCACTTATGTCCTCAGCTCCCTCGAACCTAGCTGAGGATAGGTTCCTAGTCGGGAGGCCCCCTATCTCATTCAGTGGTAGGACGTTCTCAGCAGTCCCCAGATCATGATACTTCCTAGTAGCTTCACTTCTCAAGCACTCCTCGAATATCTCCCTGTATACAGCTCTGTAGCCCCTCATATCCTTGACTTCAACGCTACTCCTACCTCCCAGGACTACGGCTTTCAGCTTCTTCGATCCCCAGACAGCGCCGAGCCCCAACCTACCGAAATGCCTGTAGGTCTCCAGTATAACTGAGGCGTACCTCACCATCCTCTCCCCGGCCCTACCTATCCTCATTATGCTCCTAAGACCGGGCCAGGGCTCCCTCTCCCTCAAGACCTTCCCTATCGTCAGGGAGCTCCTGACTCCCCAGAGGGAGCTCGCATCCTTGAACTCGACCCTTCCATCATGTATAGATAGGTAGATCGGGGTCCTGCTAGCCCCCTTGATCACGATTGCCCCGAAACCAGACATCCTCAATGAAATAGCAGCCCTACCCCCTGCATGGGATTCACCTAAGTTCCCGGTGAGAGGGGATTTGAACATCGCCACTAGCTTAGATGCAGCCGGATAAATCCCTGTGAGAACTCCTATAGCCATCACTATAACGTTCTCAGGGGATAAGGGATCGACCTTGGGGTCTATCTCCTCCTTCAATAGCTGGACAGCTACACCAGTACCGCCCAAGTACTCAGAGAATAGGTCCTCCCTCCTCCTCACGTAATGCTTCATATTCGTCAGGTCCACGTAGAGGACGTCCTCCAGCATTTCAACCACCTAGCTTTATCACACCGTAAGGGCAGAAGTCGACGCATAGGCCACAATGAGTGCATATCACTGGCTTGTCATTGACGCAATCCCAGAAGATAGCTCCGAATGGGCAGGCTTTAACGCAGTACCCACAGCCTATGCATAGCCTAGGATCCAATATGACTCCTCCCCCCTCCCTCGACCTCAGGGCCGAGGTGGGACAGACCTTCATGCACGATGGATCGCTGCAAGCCCTACACACGATGACAGTGAAGCCCCTCTCGACGCCTCCAACGCTCCTCACTCGTATAGCTGAGTAATTCAAGCCAGCATCCCCGAATCTCCTGGAGCAAGCGAACATACACGACATACAGCCTACGCATATATCTGGATCCACGACCTCTAGCCTCAGTCGAATCACCTGCTCATAGGGAGGTCATCTAATAAAGAATTTAAGCGTAAAAGTAGTGAAAATTTTAATTCAATAATACAAATTCTTAATAAAATTTCAACTTAGAGATCCCTGACGTCAATATATGATAGGTCGGGAGTTCTATCGGGGCCCCGAAGGTTTTATGGTGCGAGTTGATCGCACCCGGGGAAATGCTCGCGAGAGCAGTCAAGGAATATAGCAAGGAAGAGGTACTCGAAGTGCTTCATCCAGCTGTAGCTGAGTGGTTCGATTCAAACTTCCCATCCCTAAGCCCTCCCCAGAGGTTAGCGATAGTACCGATAAGTGAGGGCAAGAACGTGCTAATCTCAAGCCCCACGGGCACTGGTAAAACTTTAACAGCATTCCTCTCGATAATAAGCGAGATCATAAGGATGGGGGAGGAGGGGGAGCTCGATGACTCAGTTTACGCTATCTACGTCTCCCCATTGAGGGCACTGAACAACGACATCTACAGGAATCTGGAGGTCCCCCTGAGGGAGATAAGGGAGAGGAACCCGGGAATCCCTGAGATAAGGCATTCAGTCAGGACCGGGGATACTACACCCTCCGAGAAATCCAAGCAGTTGAGGAAGCCCCCTCATATACTCATAACTACTCCGGAGACCCTCTCAATAATATTAACGGCTCCTAAGTTCAGGGAGAAGCTGAAGAGCGTGAGGTGGGTCATAGTAGATGAGATACATAGTTTAGTTGAGAACAAGAGGGGGAGCCACCTCTCACTGTCCTTAGAGAGGCTCAGATATCTGACTGGGAGGGATTTCGTTAGGATAGGTCTATCAGCTACGATAAACCCATTGGAGGAAGTAGCACAATTCCTAGTCGGGTATGAGAACGGCAGACCCAGGGATTGCGTTATAGTTGAGACTAATTGGGCTAAAGCCCTCGATCTGGCTCTCCTCTCTCCAGTCGATGATCTAGTCAATACTCCCAGCGATCTAGTATCATCTAAGATGTATGAACTAATTTCTGAGCTAGTTAGGATGCATAGAACGACCCTGATCTTCACGAATACGAGGAGCGGGACTGAGAGAGTGGTCTTCCATCTCAAGAAGATCATGGAGCCCATCGAGATAGACGAAGCTATAGCTGCTCACCACAGCTCCCTATCCAGGCAGGTGAGGGGGGATGTCGAGGAGAGGCTCAAGAGAGGGGAGTTGAGAGCTATAGTCAGTTCGACCAGCCTGGAGTTAGGCATAGATATAGGTTACATAGATCTGGTCGTGCAGATAGGGAGCCCGAAATCTGTTACTAGGGCCCTGCAGAGAGTTGGTAGGGCGGGCCATAAGCTGCATGAGGTCTCTAAGGGGAGGTTCATAGTCGTAGATAGGGACGATGCCGTTGAGGTAGCTGTCATGCTGAGGGAAGCTATGAGGGGGAGGCTCGATAAGGTCCACATACCGATGAAGCCCCTGGACGTGCTCGCTCAACACATAGTGGGGATGGCCGTGGAGAGGAAGTGGGACGTCAGGGAGGCTTTCGACTTAGTCAGATCGGCCTATCCATTCAGGGATCTGAGCTGGGAGGAGTTCGAGTCCGTACTTAAGTACTTAGCTGGGGATTACGTCCAACTGGAGAGCAGGAAGGTCTACGGGAAGATATGGTACGATGCTATTGAGGGGAAGTTCGGGAGGAGGGGGAAGTACATAAGGGTCATATACGCAGCTAACGTCGGCACTATACCGGATGAAGTCGACGCAAAAGTATACACGACCGATGGGAAGCTAGTCGGGAGCTTGGAGGAGGAGTTCCTGGAGAGGCTACTGCCCGGCGACAGGTTCGTCCTGGGAGGAAGGGTGTATGAGTTCGTCTCAGCTAGGGGGCTGAAAGTGAAGGTGAGGCCTGCATACGATCAGAAGCCGACAGTACCTTCTTGGTTCTCTGAGATGCTCCCCCTAAGTTATGAGCTAGCTATAGAGATAGGGAAGTTCAGGGAGCTCTCTTTCAGGATGCTGGATAGGGGAGAGGATGAGGAGTTGATGAGGATGATAATGGAGATGTCCAACGCTAACGAGAACGCCGCTAGAGCTATATACACATATTTGAAGCAACAGTACCTCTACTTGAAATCTCTGGGATTGAGAGTGGAGGAGATGCCGTCTAACAGGGTCATACTTATCGAGAGCTATGTCGATGAAGCAGGTAGGACTCACCAAGTGACCCACTCTCTCTTCGGCAGGAGGGTTAATGACGCCCTCTCTAGGGCTCTAGCTTACCTAGCTGGGAGCAG
Coding sequences within it:
- a CDS encoding aldehyde ferredoxin oxidoreductase family protein — translated: MLEDVLYVDLTNMKHYVRRREDLFSEYLGGTGVAVQLLKEEIDPKVDPLSPENVIVMAIGVLTGIYPAASKLVAMFKSPLTGNLGESHAGGRAAISLRMSGFGAIVIKGASRTPIYLSIHDGRVEFKDASSLWGVRSSLTIGKVLREREPWPGLRSIMRIGRAGERMVRYASVILETYRHFGRLGLGAVWGSKKLKAVVLGGRSSVEVKDMRGYRAVYREIFEECLRSEATRKYHDLGTAENVLPLNEIGGLPTRNLSSARFEGAEDISGESFAERSLARRVACAHCPIACIHIAFIRERHPKEKYFYTMRYVGYDYEPIYALGSMLGVSDMDGLLRLIEETDILGLDAISSGVALAWATEAFKRGIVGREETIVEPDWGNWEAYLKMLEFIVEQPNEFYESLARGTEEAAKRYGGLEFSLTFGGNEMPGYHTGPGAHIGYLIGLRHSHLDNAGYSLDLRYLGKNYPDPERLIDELVEEESWRQVLTSLVLCLFVRGIYKPEVVLRALKPLGIEMDENELKELGRRIYREKLELKKMMGFDPSELRIPRRIFEVESPHGLLSEEYVREALEKWSRAHS
- a CDS encoding 4Fe-4S binding protein, producing the protein MIRLRLEVVDPDICVGCMSCMFACSRRFGDAGLNYSAIRVRSVGGVERGFTVIVCRACSDPSCMKVCPTSALRSREGGGVILDPRLCIGCGYCVKACPFGAIFWDCVNDKPVICTHCGLCVDFCPYGVIKLGG
- a CDS encoding ATP-dependent helicase, which translates into the protein MLARAVKEYSKEEVLEVLHPAVAEWFDSNFPSLSPPQRLAIVPISEGKNVLISSPTGTGKTLTAFLSIISEIIRMGEEGELDDSVYAIYVSPLRALNNDIYRNLEVPLREIRERNPGIPEIRHSVRTGDTTPSEKSKQLRKPPHILITTPETLSIILTAPKFREKLKSVRWVIVDEIHSLVENKRGSHLSLSLERLRYLTGRDFVRIGLSATINPLEEVAQFLVGYENGRPRDCVIVETNWAKALDLALLSPVDDLVNTPSDLVSSKMYELISELVRMHRTTLIFTNTRSGTERVVFHLKKIMEPIEIDEAIAAHHSSLSRQVRGDVEERLKRGELRAIVSSTSLELGIDIGYIDLVVQIGSPKSVTRALQRVGRAGHKLHEVSKGRFIVVDRDDAVEVAVMLREAMRGRLDKVHIPMKPLDVLAQHIVGMAVERKWDVREAFDLVRSAYPFRDLSWEEFESVLKYLAGDYVQLESRKVYGKIWYDAIEGKFGRRGKYIRVIYAANVGTIPDEVDAKVYTTDGKLVGSLEEEFLERLLPGDRFVLGGRVYEFVSARGLKVKVRPAYDQKPTVPSWFSEMLPLSYELAIEIGKFRELSFRMLDRGEDEELMRMIMEMSNANENAARAIYTYLKQQYLYLKSLGLRVEEMPSNRVILIESYVDEAGRTHQVTHSLFGRRVNDALSRALAYLAGSRLRRNLGISVMDTGFSVIYPRGVEPVARIDELTEYDLRELLKRAVEKTELLRRRFRHVAARGLMILRNYKGHDISVNKQQISAQNLLKVVSEIGEFPLLKEAYREIMEDYMDIRGAQEVLNGIRSGEIRVVDLGKLDVPTPFAHGIILEGLSDLIFMEDKMSALRRFQREIEKILRE